One genomic region from Roseofilum reptotaenium CS-1145 encodes:
- a CDS encoding PAS domain-containing protein — MSSKFINAQEKIAILESQNQDLQAALARVNQHWQDTVKELQTVKADLERLPSYHSEAENFLSLAINHIPEAIFWKDCSSVFVGCNQYFAEFVGLNSPSEIIGKTDYDLSCKPEEIEKYRADDRRIMDSDTPELKIIESMQHQDGSHHWVETNKIPLHDQSGEVVGILGTFIDVTDRVIAEQQLQKLNQELEEQVSDRTQKLQATQARLQRLIDNLPGLIFQFRIEADGTRSFPYVSEGSRDLYELDPESFITCFDSVHPTDMPSLQQAIEESRTSLRKFQHEHRIITDESILKWVQVIARPERQTDGAVVWDGMSIEISDRKRQEQALHSIVEGTASQTGEAFFKSCVKCIAISLDVAYAFIVEVTSQEGEPLANVLAGWEGSEFSRKIQYNLIDTPCNTIVENKTFCCYAQGLQFQFPNDQYLVSIGAESYVGIPILNAQEELLGFIAVLDTQPMEKDLDLQSSILEIFAARAGAEIERIRAERALRQKETLLQMTLEAGKMGCWSWNRYTNDVMWSDGVEGILGLPSGSFHGRFENYVALIHPQDRDRVLHVIEQTLEKEEEFSIEHRIVVSERKIQWLRLMGEIWRNDRGETIGLLGSVLNDTRRKMSEIALTQSAQRIEKQAQRSELLNQIAHQIRTSLDLDRILHTTVYEIQRFLEVDRTHFASYVEQEDGAYWEVIAEVTIEGLPNFVGKHPAANFGPLSHLLLSQEIIKIDDVSTVEDRAVRERLMALGNQSMLVLPIATEFDHFGIITCIQSQQVRSWQDDEVDFLKAVVAQVAIALQQADLLAQSQARAQELERLLEQLKLTQAQLIQSEKMSSLGQMVAGVAHEINNPVNFIHGNITHAQGYSQNLMDLVSVYQRYYPQPHPEVAAEIEAIDLDFIQEDCQKIFHSMEVGTNRIQEIVQSLRTFSRLDESELKAVDLHEGIDSTLSILNPRLRAISWRPEIEVIKDYGQLPLVECYARQLNQVFMNILTNAIDALEEKSRALTSEDPPGMTIAIETRVAGENVMIRITDNGLGMNAETQARLFDPFYTTKPVGQGTGLGLSISYQIITEKHRGFLSCVSSPGETAFIVEIPIRYSF, encoded by the coding sequence ATGTCATCAAAATTTATTAATGCTCAAGAGAAAATTGCTATCCTTGAGTCCCAAAACCAAGATCTACAAGCAGCCTTAGCCAGAGTAAACCAACATTGGCAAGACACGGTTAAGGAACTGCAAACGGTTAAAGCGGACTTAGAGCGTTTACCCAGCTATCACTCTGAAGCAGAAAATTTTTTATCCTTAGCAATTAACCATATTCCCGAAGCCATCTTCTGGAAAGATTGTTCGTCTGTATTTGTCGGATGTAACCAATATTTCGCTGAATTTGTTGGCTTAAATTCCCCCTCAGAGATAATAGGAAAAACGGATTATGATTTATCTTGTAAACCAGAAGAAATAGAAAAATATCGGGCCGATGATCGCCGAATTATGGACTCCGATACCCCAGAATTAAAAATTATCGAATCGATGCAACACCAGGATGGCAGCCATCATTGGGTAGAAACGAATAAAATTCCTTTGCACGATCAATCGGGAGAAGTCGTTGGTATTTTAGGTACGTTTATTGATGTCACAGATCGTGTAATTGCCGAGCAACAATTACAAAAGCTGAATCAAGAGCTAGAAGAACAAGTCAGCGATCGCACGCAAAAATTACAGGCGACTCAAGCCCGATTACAACGGTTAATTGATAATCTCCCTGGATTAATTTTCCAATTTCGGATCGAAGCGGATGGTACTCGTTCCTTCCCCTATGTTTCCGAAGGCAGTCGAGATCTTTATGAACTCGATCCGGAAAGCTTTATTACCTGTTTTGATTCCGTTCATCCTACAGATATGCCCTCCCTACAGCAAGCCATAGAAGAATCACGAACCTCCCTAAGAAAATTTCAACATGAACATCGGATTATTACTGACGAATCTATCCTGAAGTGGGTACAAGTTATTGCTCGACCAGAAAGACAAACTGACGGTGCGGTGGTCTGGGATGGGATGAGTATTGAAATTAGCGATCGCAAACGACAAGAACAGGCCTTGCACTCTATTGTAGAAGGAACTGCCTCACAAACGGGAGAAGCTTTTTTCAAATCCTGCGTTAAATGTATTGCTATATCTCTAGACGTTGCTTATGCGTTTATTGTTGAAGTGACCTCCCAAGAAGGTGAACCCTTAGCCAACGTACTAGCCGGTTGGGAAGGCTCAGAATTCAGTCGAAAAATCCAGTATAATCTCATCGATACTCCTTGTAATACAATAGTCGAAAATAAGACATTTTGTTGTTATGCACAGGGTCTCCAGTTCCAATTTCCTAACGATCAATACTTGGTTAGTATTGGAGCAGAAAGCTATGTTGGAATACCTATTTTAAATGCCCAAGAAGAATTGTTGGGATTTATTGCAGTTTTGGATACTCAACCTATGGAAAAAGATCTAGACCTGCAATCTTCCATTTTAGAGATTTTTGCAGCACGAGCGGGAGCAGAAATAGAACGAATTCGAGCTGAAAGAGCGCTACGTCAGAAAGAGACTTTATTACAAATGACCCTAGAAGCCGGAAAAATGGGCTGTTGGAGTTGGAATCGGTACACAAATGATGTGATGTGGTCTGATGGTGTAGAAGGAATTTTGGGGTTGCCTTCAGGATCATTTCATGGCAGATTTGAAAATTATGTTGCCTTGATTCACCCACAGGATCGCGATCGAGTTTTGCATGTCATTGAACAAACGTTAGAGAAAGAGGAAGAATTTAGTATTGAACACCGTATTGTTGTCTCAGAGCGTAAAATCCAATGGTTGCGTTTAATGGGAGAGATTTGGCGAAACGATCGCGGGGAGACCATCGGATTACTCGGATCGGTACTCAATGATACACGTCGAAAAATGTCGGAGATTGCTCTGACTCAATCAGCGCAACGGATTGAAAAACAGGCCCAGCGATCGGAATTACTCAATCAAATTGCCCATCAAATTCGCACCTCCCTAGATCTCGATCGGATTCTACATACAACTGTATATGAAATTCAACGGTTTTTAGAAGTAGACCGGACTCATTTTGCATCCTATGTGGAACAAGAGGATGGAGCCTATTGGGAGGTTATTGCTGAAGTGACGATTGAAGGCTTACCTAATTTTGTAGGGAAACATCCTGCGGCTAATTTTGGCCCCCTGTCACACCTGTTATTAAGTCAAGAAATCATTAAGATTGATGATGTTTCTACGGTTGAAGATCGGGCCGTCCGAGAGCGGTTAATGGCTTTAGGAAATCAGTCTATGCTGGTGCTACCTATTGCTACAGAATTTGATCATTTTGGGATTATTACCTGTATTCAGAGTCAACAGGTGCGTTCTTGGCAAGATGATGAAGTTGATTTTCTCAAAGCTGTGGTTGCTCAAGTGGCGATTGCCCTTCAGCAAGCCGATCTACTTGCCCAAAGTCAAGCCCGCGCTCAAGAACTCGAAAGACTTTTAGAGCAACTGAAATTGACGCAAGCTCAGTTAATCCAAAGTGAAAAAATGTCTAGTTTAGGACAAATGGTGGCAGGAGTTGCCCACGAAATCAATAATCCGGTGAATTTTATTCATGGTAATATCACCCACGCACAAGGCTATAGCCAGAATTTAATGGATTTGGTGAGTGTCTATCAACGTTACTATCCCCAGCCCCATCCAGAGGTTGCCGCAGAAATAGAAGCGATTGATTTGGATTTTATTCAAGAAGATTGTCAGAAAATTTTCCATTCTATGGAAGTCGGAACTAATCGCATTCAGGAAATTGTCCAGTCTTTACGCACGTTTTCCCGTTTGGATGAATCGGAACTGAAAGCAGTTGATTTGCATGAAGGTATTGATAGCACCCTCAGTATCTTAAACCCTCGTTTACGGGCGATCAGTTGGCGGCCAGAAATTGAGGTGATTAAGGATTATGGTCAATTGCCTTTGGTCGAATGTTATGCCAGACAACTCAATCAGGTATTTATGAATATTTTGACCAATGCGATTGATGCGTTAGAAGAGAAATCACGCGCTCTGACATCAGAAGATCCGCCTGGGATGACGATTGCGATTGAAACTAGAGTGGCTGGTGAAAATGTTATGATTCGGATTACGGATAACGGATTGGGCATGAATGCGGAAACTCAAGCCAGGCTTTTTGACCCTTTTTATACGACAAAACCCGTGGGTCAAGGCACAGGTTTAGGACTATCAATTAGCTACCAAATTATTACAGAAAAACATCGGGGGTTTCTCTCTTGTGTCTCGTCTCCTGGGGAAACGGCGTTTATAGTTGAAATCCCGATTCGCTATTCTTTCTGA